The genomic DNA TTGGAAAACAAACACTTGTTTTACACCAAACATACTTAAAATTCAAAACTGACATTAAACGAAATAAACATTTATGTTAATCAGCCATCGGCTAATGCTGATAATGTCAAAATGGCCAAAAACTGTCTTGTTTTATCAGTCTATCACCCATGTTTACTACAGTTGACAAATTAGCTGCTGGCAGCTAAATAGGTTTAATTATCCTTTCTCGTTATTTGAAGTTGTATATATGGTTTATATTTTTCTGTGATGCAGGAGATGGAGACTGCTGTGCTGAATATTTACAGCGTTTTTGAAAATCTGCGGGCGCAGGTTGATGTCCTCAGTGAGAGCATTGAGCCCCGTAAGTACCTGCCTTCTGTGGTCAAAACATTTGAATGCCTTTTTTGCTTAACAATAAGTAAATGCCTGCTGTTGTAGTGTAATGTCTGAAATCAGTCAGTCTTGTACTGAATATCCACTGTCATGTGGTTTTGTCTTGTTGTCAGAGTTCATTCAGATGGCCCTGAACTTTGAGGACTCTCGTCGCAGATGGCTGCGACTCGAGCAGGAGCTGAACGCATGTAAGGAGTTTCTCACCAAGGCTGAGACTGAAAGAGGGGCACTGGAAGTCAAGCTCAAACATGCCCGCAACCAAGTGGACGTAGAGATCCGTCGGagacagaaagctgaggctgatTGTGCGAAACTGGTTAGTTGTTCATATTTGATATGGAACCTAGAAAGAAAGTTCTGTTGTCATGTACTCACCAAACTCAcctcatcatgttgttccaaacctgtatgacttttctttattcattggaatacaaaaggactgacagtcttagtcactcattcactttcactgtatgggaaaaaaaaatgcaatgaaaatgaatgttggCTGAGgctgacattttggcattgattggaTATAACCTGACATTTCCTTATCCCTCTTTGCAGGATCGTCAGATCCAGCTAATCCGGGAGCTGCTGGTGTCAGAAGGTTCAGGTAACAGCATCAAATTAAATGAGGAGCAACGTTCGGCCCTGGCCTTTCTGAATGCCCGTTCCCAGAATCACTCAAACCTCAACACTAGCCGACGGTGAGAGAAGGCCTCCACAGTATTGTTTTTACCGTAATTTCTTTCTGTCTCAAAGCAGTCATAATGCATCTATTTCACTTGACTATACAGGATCTTCTCTAAATGGACATTAATCTGATAAAAGACAAGATAATTAGTTCATTATTGTGACTGAATTATGTTGCTTACTGCCGTAAGCTCCAACTTgtcttgccttaaagggatagttcacccaaaaatgaaaattctctcaatttactcacccccatgccatcccagatgtgtatgaatttcttctgcagaacacagatttttggaagaatatctcatctctgtaggaccaagtgaatggtgaccaaaactttgaagctccaaaaaagcacaaaggctgcataaaagtaatatatgactccagtggtttaatccatgtctgctTTAGttatctaatcgattttgggtgagagcacaccaaaatataactctacatgatttcaagcttgattacacttcctagcactagAAGCATGTGCAGAACGCtcgatggcgctaggaagtgtaatcgagcttgaaatcatgatcaccaaggagactgctgttgtcaagatttattgtgaaaaaggagttatattttggtctgttctcactcaaaatcgATTGgaacgcttcagaagacatggattaaaccactgaagtttcATGGATTAGGTTTATAttgccttgatgtgctttttggagcttgaaagtgttggacagcattcatttgcattatgTGAActtccagagctgagatattcttctaaaaatctttgttcgtattctgctgaagaaaaagtcattttcttggatagtatgagggtgagtcaatgattagagaattttcatttttgtgtgaactattcctttaattttgttttcaaaatttgtCTCTTCCAGACTGACCACCATTGATGAATCGGCCTCCATCCTGTCAGACATCAGTTACGATAAAACTGATGATTCCTTGGTATGCCTCATTTTTTTCCGTTGTTCGAAAAGCTATGAATAATTTCTATGTTCATTTGTCAAACATGGTTGGGAAAGGGTGAAACCtttgaaagtcaacatgaaatgaccATCACAACATATTTTACATCTGTAATGtgttgtatttatgaatgaaacagaatattcCCAAAATTGTATCCATAGGATATGGAGGGGAGGGGTTGGAAAATAAGAGAGCTTGGCAACGGAAGTTATTTTAGAGGCAgaacaaattattacattttgaagaaagaTTACAAATACAGCCTTTTCTTCCTTTGGGATAATGTGTAGCGATGAATCATTTGAAATAAAACCAGGAATGTGTTTTAAGAAAGTACAAGGGGTcatttttgattttatgttgattttaaagaAAATCAATTCAATGTTTGAACTTCATTGTGTTAGCCTCattgtttattgatttattttgtgcTGGTTTTTAATTTAGGACTGGGACTCTTCTGCAATCAGGACCGTTCGTCTTAAGAAACGACAAAAGAGAGTAAGTTTACCAACAAAGCCATGTTTAAACTAATCCCAAAATGGAATCAATATTTGATAATTTAATCTACCCCAATATAGCGCTCCTCCCGAAACCACACAGAAGGTCCCCCGGCTGCTGCCAAGAGATCCCGTTCCACCGGCCGCACTTCTGAGAAAGTAAGAGCAGTTTACATAAGCAGATGACTGACTGCTTAATATTAGGGATTGAGTCTCTTCAGTGTGAAAGCTCCCTACAGGGTTTTAATGTTGACATTAAGAGTAAAAATGTTTCAGTTGCTTAGTGAATAGTCAACTTCTCAAACTTACTCCACTGTGCTCTCTGCAACCACTTAAAGTGTGGATATTAGTAGGTGTTATCTTCTCAATACATTGTTGATGTTCCATTTGATATTAAGTCTGGCTGATACAGCTAAAAATTGCATGTCAACATTTTTCTGTAGCCTTTTGAAGATATTGtgtatatttcttaatatttatggacttgctctgaaatggctcaaaagtggattcaaaatgtttaaagcaagaagtaaaatacagtaaatatctAGTTAATCACAAACAAAGCCTGTTTTTCATTTTCACTAAATGAATGGAAAATGCAGTCCAATATTACAGTACATAATGATAAAcagtataatttatatatattttatgctaAAATGTATGGCAAAATGCCATGCAGAGTCTTCTGTGAAAATTTGTCGCAAATGAATCGGTTCATCAATCATCATTCAATTAATCAAACTGAACATCTGTCattacatgcacaacaatatgGTAATAACTACCACAGATcagtttgttaaaggaatagtttacccaaaaatgaaaattcaatcatttacccaccctcatgcaaTCACATTTGTGTtgatgacttctttcttctgcagaacacaagctttTTAAAAGAATGTCTCCACTCTGTTGGTgcttttaatgcaagtgaatggtagccaaacctatgaagttccaaaaatcccataaaggcagcataaaagtaatccatatgactccagaggttaaatccatgtcttctgaagcaatgcattgactttgggtgagaaacagatacatttttcagtcatttgtgactataaatctccactttcacttgtcagaatgtgaaagtggagatttatagtaagaaaagGACTtgaatactgatctgtttctcacccacacctatcatattgtctctgaagacatggattaaaccacttgagtcatgtggattacttttatgctgcctttatgggatttttggagcttgaaagttttggtcacaattcgcTTGTATTATATCGATCtatagagcagagatattcttctaaaagtgtttgtgttctgcagaagaaagtaagtcatactcatctaagatggcatgagggtgttaatgatgagagaattttcatttttgggtgaactatcccttaaagaaaTGACAACACacaaaaagtgtttacatgacatttgaaatcattgttttattcttagcttttgacgtcaaaatgtaaagtggcatgtgcacaacactctGGATAAGCTAGTAAGGACGccggtgtttacatgcaacgcgaaATCTGCAAAAATCTACATCTTTCGATCGTTTTccgcttaaaccatttatgaccgtACTCTGATAAAAGAACcttgtttaatgtgtttacatgaccttattCACTGTCGGggtaagcataatcggtgtaagattgaacatgtaaacgcactcatacTCAACTGTCGCAAGACAAGGAAGAATCGTTAATCTAATCTGATGATGCAGTTTTCTGGAAAATTAATggtcaaataaaaagcacattaaatcaTGACCGTTTTACATTGCCAGCAAAATCACTGCCAATATTTAATGGAAATGTTAAATACCACCCAGCCATAATTTTATACCACCCTGTGTTTTTCTTAAATGATTGGttataaattgttttacaattaATACATTAAAGACGCATTATTATCAGGGTAATGAATCTCTGGTGGCAAAGACCACAGTGACGGTGCCCACAAATGGAGGACCCATTGAGGCTGTTACCACAGTGGAAGCTGTTCCCTACTGGACCAGGAGCAGGCGAAAGACCGGTAAGCTTACTTCAGTACTGCAAACTAATTATTCTCTTGTGAGAGAGCTGGTGAAGTTAAATTATTCTAATGTGCAGAGTCATTGATTATGTGATTTTGTTATTGACTGAAGAATTATGCGCAGGCTACTGTGTGTGTGCTTATAAATATGCATTGCAGTGAGCCATGATATGAgattacagaaagaaagaaaaaggcttTGTTGCATTCAACAGAGTCAAAGATTAATTTGAACCATTTGAAAGCATGGTTTGCAGTATGGATGTGccctgggggggggggtaaaAAAGGTTTAAAGTGCTTGATTTCGTGAACTAGATGTTTACCCGCAATATTATTttgcagttctgcacttttgaatgtgTAGCGAGGATTGCCCTGTAACACTCCGGTTATGTTGAAGCATGTTATTCTGTGTTCAGGTTGCGCATAAGCGtttttttcttactttgatagttttgtgcaaaaaGATGTTATATTTATTTGTAGAATGTCAGTTAATCACCattagtggttgactgatatgggCTTTTCAATAGCCGATACCGATATCTCGATAGCAGGATGGCCGATAAACgctgataaacataatacaatttaacaacagcaaatcagatgtgcaCAAAACTTCTGAAGTTAAACACTTATTGGCAAAATGGGCAAaaattggccgattaatcggcttGACCGATATGTTGGTCTACCACTAGTCACCATATTGAAGAGCTGCGCTTGGGGTCCATATATCCCTCTTAAATGCAGCTGATAggggtcacgtgaacataacAGAGCCTAATTAGACATTATTATGCTTaactagtcgttcaaacaaccaacagactagtcgattatgaaaataatttaaatacatttaattttgggTGTTTTAAATGAATCACTTGTTGAATCTCCAAACCaactctttaatttttttttggaggggATTGCTTTGCATACTTATGACAAACTGTTTTACTGTTGTTTCTCTTAAACAGCCCAAGCCTTTGCATTTCTAATCATCTTCTGCAGTAGTAAGCAGTGTTTTCTCTCTTTGTTCTTTAGCTGGTCAGGAGTGGGACACTGCTGACACTGATTCTGTTCAATCTATGGATGTGTTCAAGCAGCCCAGTCAGCCCGATGGAGGTTACAAGGCAGAGCCCAGCACTCCCCAGGGCAACGGAGGCTTCCGTCTGCATGAGTTTGTCTCCAAAACGGTATGATGTGCTGCAACTATACACTTTTCTGGTTTACATTGCTCTatatcagtggttcccaaactgggtGCCGCCAGGACTGGCTAGGGATGCCACGAAATTTCTgctcagtttaatattttaatagccacctgTTAAAAGTACCGGCAGTACTGAGTACTGATTCAATTCCACATCCACGGGCTGTTTGTCTACAGCCGGCAGCTTTTTAAACGCTCACATGCGAATGTACGTGTGCTCTGTATAGAGCGCTCGTTTCCCGTGCTGAACACAGCTGTGCATGTGAATATTTAAATGCACTTATTGACATGATATGAATGTAAATGCAGACATTAATGAATTACGAGAGTGTTAACAGATGGGACAAAAATCTGTGCTGTCTTGGCTCTATATTAATGCAAGCCATTAATGTATTATGTGATGCAGACAGGAAAATCTTATGTATCAAAATGTCCGATCTGTGTGATATGTAAATACAGCCTAATAGATGTGCTTTAATAGGCCTATTAAtcaaaaaacaataatgacaagaaaaagagaaaagcagtCACTgtccttggctggataacttcagAAGCTTTAAGCCCAATAAAACCCAAAATTTAagttgaattactttttttttttttttttttccatatcacaatttttaaatgattactTGCTGTTGTTCCTAAAACACTTACTCTGTTCTCTCTTTTATGGCTCTATTTTATTACtagctcttgaataattactttaaaaacttgaagcaatgtttggAGAAACACCTGAAGGCtacattaatttaatttgttaatatttatatcactattaaactttttaaataaaggtgtGTTTTCAATcgcatatttattttttcagtggttgGGTTGCTGTGGAGGAAAgaacactatataaaaaaaagtttggaaaccactgctctatatatatacactgaacaaaattataaacgcaacacttttgtttttgcccccatttttcatgagctgaactcaaaagatctaagactttttctatgtacacaaaaggcctatttctcttaaatattgttcacaaatctgtctaaatctgtgttagtgagcacacttctcctttgccgagatactccaaCCACCTCACAagtgtggcatatcaagatgctgattagacagcatgattattgcacaggtgtgccttaggctggccacaataaaaggccactctaaaatgtgcagttttatcacacagcaCAATGCCACAGATGTCGCAAGTTTTGAGTGAGCGTGCAATTGGCATGCTGACTGCAGGAATGTCCACCAGAGCTGTTGCCCGTGAATTGAATGTTCATTTCTCTACCATAAGCTGTCTCCAAAGGCGTTTCAGAGAATTTGGCAGTACATCCAACCGGCCTCACAaccgcagaccacgtgtaaccacaccagcccaggacctccacatccagcatcttcacctcCAAGATCGTCTGAGACCAGCCACCCGGACAGCTGCTGCAACAATCGGTTTGCATAACcagagaatttctgcacaaactgtcagaaaccgtctcagggaagctcatctgcatgctcgTCGTCCTCATCGGGGTCTCGACCTGACTGCAGTTCGTCGTCGTAACCGACTTGAGTGGGCAAATGCTCACATTCGATGGCGTCTGGCACTTTGGAGAGGTGTTCTCTTCACGGATGAATCCCGGTTTTCACTGTACAGGGCAGATGGCAGACGGCATGTATGGCGTCGTGTGGGTGAGCGGTTTGCTGATATCGACGTTGTGGATCGAGTGGCCCATGGTGGCGTTGGGGTTATGGTACGGGCAGGCGTATGTTATGGACAACGAACACAGGTGCATTTTATTGATGGCATTTTGAATGCACAGAGATACCGTGACGAGATCCTGAGGCCCATTGTTGTGCCATTCATCCACGACCATCACCTCATGTTGCAGCATGATAATGTACGGCCCCATGTTGCAAGGATCTGTACACAATTCCTGGAAGCTGAAAACATCCCAGTTCTTGCATGGCCAGCATACTCACCGGACATGTCACCCATTGAGCATGTTTGGGATGCTCTGGATTGGCGTATACGACAGCATGTTCCAGTTCCTGCCAATATCCAGCAACTTCGCACAGCCATTGAAGAGGAGTGGACCAGCATTTCACAGGCCACAATCAACAACCTGATCAACTCTATGCGAAGGAGATGTGTTGCACTGCATGAGGcaaatggtggtcacaccagatactgactggtttTCGGACCCCCCCCGGACCCCCCAAATacagtaaaactgcacattttagagtggccttttattgtggccagcctaaggcacacctgtgcaataatcatgctgtctaatcagcatcttgatatgccacacctgtgatagaagtcttagatctttgagttcagctcatgaaaaatgggggcaaaaacaaaagtgttgcctttataattttgttcagtgtatatacaAATTACGCAATTTTAACAAAACCTCATCTGTCTAAGCCAGCTTTACCTTGACGACCAGTTTAAAAGCTTAAATCAGTACTTGCATCCACAACATTCAATTAATTCACAGAAAGCAAGATGCACATCACAGATGTGCAAGATACACATTTACAAGGTCAGCGAATGTAATTTGTTGTGACAACACAGTACTGGCACCGATTGGGCAAAAAGAAGTTCCTTCAGATGGCCTGAAGAAAAATTAGATGCAGTTTGCCTTAATTTAAGggctctcttttctttttctcaggTGATCAAGCCAGAGTCTTGTGTGCCATGTGGTAAAAGGATCAAGTTTGGGAAGATTTCTCTGAAGTGCAGGGACTGCCGTGTGGTGGCCCACCCTGAGTGCCGTGAACGCTGCCCTCTGCCTTGTATTCCAAGTATGGCTGGAACTCCAGTCAAAATCGGAGAGGTGATTTTATGAAGTTTTGACATGGTTGCATTTTAAGCAATTGAGTGTTTGTCCCCATTCTAGTTCTGTATTATGTGCTGATTATTGCATGTTAAAATAAGGCTAATGTTGGACTCTGATTTATTTCAATGTGTCAAACTGGTTCCCTGATTCTGGTGTGTTGTTCATAGGGCACCCTGGCAAATTACGTGTCCAGCACCTCTCCCATGATCCCTTCACTGGTGGTGCACTGTGTTAATGAGATTGAGCAGAGAGGCCTACATGAGGTGAGTGGCTGAATTCAGCATATTTTTGGCCTTGAAACAGGAAAAACAATGATTATCTTTATATAATAGAACATAGGACAGTAAAGGAATATTTCCCCCCAAAAAGAATATTGTCagtatttacttacccttatgtcacTCTAAACTAGAGGTCAagcaatagtggattttgcatatACGATAACAAAGGTGTTGGAAAAGACAGATAACCGAATAATCgtttgatagttttt from Myxocyprinus asiaticus isolate MX2 ecotype Aquarium Trade chromosome 29, UBuf_Myxa_2, whole genome shotgun sequence includes the following:
- the LOC127419902 gene encoding rac GTPase-activating protein 1-like — its product is METAVLNIYSVFENLRAQVDVLSESIEPQFIQMALNFEDSRRRWLRLEQELNACKEFLTKAETERGALEVKLKHARNQVDVEIRRRQKAEADCAKLDRQIQLIRELLVSEGSGNSIKLNEEQRSALAFLNARSQNHSNLNTSRRLTTIDESASILSDISYDKTDDSLDWDSSAIRTVRLKKRQKRRSSRNHTEGPPAAAKRSRSTGRTSEKGNESLVAKTTVTVPTNGGPIEAVTTVEAVPYWTRSRRKTAGQEWDTADTDSVQSMDVFKQPSQPDGGYKAEPSTPQGNGGFRLHEFVSKTVIKPESCVPCGKRIKFGKISLKCRDCRVVAHPECRERCPLPCIPSMAGTPVKIGEGTLANYVSSTSPMIPSLVVHCVNEIEQRGLHETGLYRVSGSDRVVKELKEKFLRGKAIPLLSKVEDIHAITGLLKDFLRNLKEPLLTFRLNHAFMDAAELADDDNSIALMYQNISDLPQPNRDTLAFLIIHLQRVAQSTDTKMDIFNLARVFGPTIVGHAVPDPDPMTILQDTKRQPKVVERLLGLPVEYWSQFMISDNDQAHNDHMIIENTNVHATPDQKTTMFGPLTTPDQQMSKTPSSSSLSQRMKNATLNAITPKFASRSRAAVGVPRQGSFFASPLLK